One stretch of Janibacter limosus DNA includes these proteins:
- a CDS encoding FHA domain-containing protein: MSGNETNRPARQDPATQQFTGIESSQPADLPDSDYHLTREEQATVDALQPSTALLIVLRGPNTGARFLLDDAEVTTGRGPDSDIFLDDVTVSRKHAVFSREDQGFGVRDVGSLNGTYVNKERIDQSPLRTGDEVQIGKFRLVYYASSSAS; this comes from the coding sequence ATGAGCGGCAACGAGACCAATCGACCTGCACGACAGGACCCGGCGACACAGCAGTTCACGGGGATCGAGAGCAGCCAGCCTGCCGACCTGCCGGACTCGGACTATCACCTGACCCGCGAGGAGCAGGCGACGGTCGATGCGTTGCAGCCGTCGACGGCGCTGCTCATCGTGCTGAGGGGCCCCAACACCGGCGCCCGCTTCCTGCTCGACGACGCCGAGGTGACCACGGGCCGTGGGCCCGACAGCGACATCTTCCTCGACGACGTCACCGTCTCCCGCAAGCACGCGGTCTTCTCCCGCGAGGACCAGGGTTTCGGGGTGCGCGACGTGGGCTCGCTCAACGGCACCTATGTCAACAAGGAGCGCATCGACCAGTCGCCGCTGCGCACCGGTGACGAGGTCCAGATCGGCAAGTTCCGCCTCGTCTACTACGCCAGCTCCTCTGCCAGCTGA
- a CDS encoding DUF6328 family protein, with protein MSNRDGEDEGATGRRETADERADRNWNDLLQEFRVLQTGVQILAGFLLTLPFQAAFADLDGTQRVLYVVLVLLAFVTTTLLVLPIAVHRRLFRLQRKDQLVRVGHVVARCVLVAVSLLIVGLATFVVDIVLGRTAAVVVCLGMALAVIAATIVVPALVGRRVSSH; from the coding sequence ATGAGCAACCGCGACGGCGAGGACGAGGGTGCAACGGGTCGGCGCGAGACCGCCGACGAGCGGGCCGACCGCAACTGGAACGACCTGCTCCAGGAGTTCCGGGTGCTGCAGACCGGTGTCCAGATCCTGGCCGGCTTCCTCCTCACGCTGCCCTTCCAGGCCGCCTTCGCCGACCTCGACGGCACCCAGCGGGTCCTCTACGTCGTCCTCGTCCTGCTGGCCTTCGTGACGACGACCCTGCTGGTCCTGCCCATCGCGGTCCACCGCCGACTCTTCCGGCTCCAGCGCAAGGACCAGCTGGTCAGGGTGGGGCACGTCGTGGCGCGGTGCGTGCTCGTCGCGGTCAGCCTGCTCATCGTCGGACTCGCGACCTTCGTCGTGGACATCGTCCTCGGCCGTACCGCCGCCGTGGTGGTCTGCCTCGGCATGGCGCTCGCCGTCATCGCCGCCACGATCGTCGTCCCGGCGCTCGTGGGGAGGCGAGTCTCCTCACACTGA
- the ftsR gene encoding transcriptional regulator FtsR: MADDRIGIGALIRQLEGDFPDVTISKIRFLESEGLVEPARTPSGYRKYSDGDVERLRFVLTAQRDRFWPLKVIRERLDAMDRGLAVADDGEVVPPPAPVDDSGRLSARADRPLRLTAIELQHAADIDTSTFRELISYGLLPKDREHFDADDLDVARICGSLVAAGIDVRHLRPFKSAAERELSLADHVLGQQGLRGRGADAGGVDDESVRRMVLEGCLDLHIALVRRVLGSAG; encoded by the coding sequence TTGGCTGACGACCGCATCGGTATCGGCGCCCTCATCCGGCAGCTCGAGGGCGACTTCCCGGACGTCACGATCAGCAAGATCCGCTTCCTCGAGAGCGAGGGGCTGGTCGAGCCGGCACGGACGCCGTCGGGGTACCGCAAGTACTCCGACGGCGACGTCGAGCGGCTGCGCTTCGTGCTGACCGCCCAGCGGGACCGCTTCTGGCCGCTGAAGGTGATCCGTGAGCGACTCGACGCGATGGACCGCGGTCTGGCCGTGGCCGATGACGGTGAGGTCGTGCCACCACCGGCGCCCGTCGACGACTCGGGACGGCTCTCGGCACGTGCCGACCGGCCCCTACGGCTGACCGCGATCGAGCTGCAGCATGCTGCCGACATCGACACGAGCACCTTCCGTGAGCTGATCTCCTACGGCCTGCTGCCGAAGGACCGCGAGCACTTCGATGCCGACGACCTCGACGTCGCCCGCATCTGCGGCTCCCTCGTCGCCGCCGGTATCGACGTGCGGCACCTGCGTCCCTTCAAGAGCGCCGCCGAGCGCGAGCTGTCCCTGGCCGATCACGTGCTGGGCCAGCAGGGCCTGCGTGGCCGGGGCGCCGACGCTGGAGGCGTCGACGACGAGTCGGTCCGACGGATGGTGCTCGAGGGTTGTCTCGACCTGCACATCGCTCTCGTGCGCCGTGTGCTGGGCTCGGCGGGGTGA
- the ectB gene encoding diaminobutyrate--2-oxoglutarate transaminase, producing MSNPATAIFAERESEVRSYCRNWPVVFDTSKGPYQTTEDGERYTDFFSGAGALNYGHNNDILKEALIEYVSRDGVTHSMDMHTKAKREFLEAFTELILEPRGMTHKIQFPGPTGTNAVETALKTARKATGREDVVHFTNAFHGMTLGSLAVTGNAFKRAGAGTPLYHATAAPYDDYIVGETSDFAWLKRIWADSGSGTSLPAAVIVETVQGEGGLKAARGEWLKELQDLCREYGVLMIVDDVQAGCGRTGTFFSFEDFGLDPDIITLSKSISGYGLPMALTLMKPEIDDWEPGEHNGTFRGHNPAFVTGAKALRTYWADDTLEKNIAARAQELTERLEVLAGLAEGSELRGRGLLSGVAFADLEVAEKIAKAAFARKLLVETSGPSSEVVKIMPPLTITKDELAAGLDQLEDATREVLGAPARATA from the coding sequence ATGAGCAACCCCGCCACAGCCATCTTCGCCGAGCGCGAGTCCGAGGTGCGCAGTTACTGCCGCAACTGGCCCGTCGTCTTCGACACCTCCAAGGGCCCGTACCAGACGACCGAGGACGGCGAGCGCTACACGGACTTCTTCTCCGGCGCGGGTGCCCTCAACTACGGGCACAACAACGACATCCTCAAGGAGGCGCTCATCGAGTACGTCTCCCGCGATGGCGTCACCCACTCGATGGACATGCACACCAAGGCCAAGCGTGAGTTCCTCGAGGCCTTCACCGAGCTGATCCTCGAGCCGCGCGGGATGACCCACAAGATCCAGTTCCCCGGCCCCACCGGGACCAACGCCGTCGAGACCGCGCTCAAGACCGCCCGCAAGGCGACCGGTCGCGAGGACGTCGTGCACTTCACCAACGCCTTCCACGGGATGACCCTCGGGTCGCTGGCCGTCACCGGCAACGCCTTCAAGCGCGCCGGCGCCGGGACCCCGCTCTACCACGCGACCGCAGCTCCCTACGACGACTACATCGTCGGCGAGACCTCTGACTTCGCCTGGCTCAAGCGCATCTGGGCCGACAGCGGCTCGGGCACGAGCCTGCCCGCCGCGGTGATCGTCGAGACGGTCCAGGGCGAGGGCGGCCTCAAGGCCGCTCGTGGCGAGTGGCTCAAGGAGCTGCAGGACCTGTGCCGCGAGTACGGCGTCCTGATGATCGTCGACGACGTGCAGGCCGGCTGTGGCCGCACCGGGACCTTCTTCTCCTTCGAGGACTTCGGTCTGGACCCGGACATCATCACGCTCAGCAAGTCCATCTCCGGCTACGGCCTGCCGATGGCGCTGACCCTGATGAAGCCCGAGATCGACGACTGGGAGCCCGGCGAGCACAACGGCACCTTCCGCGGCCACAACCCCGCCTTCGTCACCGGGGCCAAGGCCCTGCGCACCTACTGGGCCGACGACACCCTGGAGAAGAACATCGCGGCTCGCGCCCAGGAGCTCACCGAGCGCCTGGAGGTCCTCGCCGGCCTCGCCGAGGGCAGCGAGCTGCGCGGTCGCGGGCTCCTCTCCGGTGTCGCCTTCGCCGACCTCGAGGTGGCGGAGAAGATCGCCAAGGCGGCCTTCGCCCGCAAGCTGCTCGTCGAGACCTCGGGCCCGTCGAGCGAGGTCGTCAAGATCATGCCGCCGCTGACCATCACCAAGGACGAGCTGGCTGCCGGCCTGGACCAGCTCGAGGACGCCACTCGCGAGGTCCTCGGCGCGCCCGCCCGCGCGACTGCCTGA
- a CDS encoding MFS transporter, whose translation MSTSATSGEPVAESGAGGTAFEDLPPRKTIRKAVAASAMGNATEWYDYGAYAVVATYIGHHFFPGEHETLLTLATLAVSFIARPFGGFFWGPLGDRLGRKGVLAMTIIMMSAATFSIGLLPTAETIGIGAPILLIILRLIQGFSTGGEYGGAATFMAEYAPDKRRGLYGSFLEFGTLGGFALGAGVVLVLQIVLGESAMNDWGWRLPFFIAGPLGGIGLYLRSKLDETPVYNDLEDAGESEESATHGLRDLMVEYWKPMLTMAGLVIPLNVVNYTLLTYMPTYLQTKIGIGENESLVVIIVGELIMMALLPFAGHYSDIIGRRPMWWFSLIGLFVFALPMYFLMGTGFVGAMVGFAVLGLLYIPQLSTISATFPAMFPAHVRFAGFAVTYNVFTAAFGGTAASVNEAAVEGTGFLEFPAAYMMGACVIGMIAMLFVKETAGASLHGKHIPESEPEDYGSEAIAEEAEAMEAAGR comes from the coding sequence ATGAGCACGTCCGCCACCTCTGGTGAGCCCGTCGCCGAGTCCGGGGCGGGCGGCACGGCCTTCGAGGACCTGCCGCCCCGCAAGACCATCCGCAAGGCCGTCGCCGCGTCGGCCATGGGCAACGCGACCGAGTGGTACGACTACGGCGCGTATGCCGTCGTCGCGACCTACATCGGCCACCACTTCTTCCCCGGCGAGCACGAGACGCTCCTGACCCTGGCGACCCTCGCGGTCTCCTTCATCGCCCGCCCCTTCGGCGGCTTCTTCTGGGGCCCTCTCGGCGACCGGTTGGGCCGCAAGGGTGTCCTGGCGATGACGATCATCATGATGTCCGCCGCGACCTTCAGCATCGGCCTGCTGCCCACCGCCGAGACCATCGGGATCGGCGCGCCGATCCTGCTGATCATCCTGCGCCTCATCCAGGGGTTCTCGACCGGCGGTGAGTACGGCGGTGCCGCGACCTTCATGGCCGAGTACGCGCCGGACAAGCGCAGAGGCCTGTACGGCAGCTTCCTCGAGTTCGGCACGCTGGGTGGGTTCGCGCTGGGTGCCGGCGTCGTGCTGGTCCTGCAGATCGTCCTCGGTGAGAGTGCGATGAACGACTGGGGCTGGCGCCTGCCCTTCTTCATCGCCGGGCCCTTGGGCGGGATCGGCCTCTACCTGCGCTCCAAGCTCGACGAGACGCCCGTCTACAACGACCTCGAGGACGCGGGCGAGAGCGAGGAGTCGGCCACCCACGGCCTGCGCGACCTGATGGTCGAGTACTGGAAGCCGATGCTGACGATGGCCGGTCTGGTCATCCCCCTCAACGTCGTCAACTACACCCTGCTGACGTACATGCCGACCTACCTGCAGACCAAGATCGGCATCGGGGAGAACGAGTCGCTCGTCGTCATCATCGTCGGTGAGCTGATCATGATGGCCCTGCTGCCCTTCGCCGGGCACTACTCCGACATCATCGGTCGGCGGCCGATGTGGTGGTTCTCGCTCATCGGCCTCTTCGTCTTCGCCCTGCCGATGTACTTCCTCATGGGCACCGGCTTCGTGGGCGCCATGGTGGGCTTCGCGGTGCTCGGCCTGCTCTACATCCCGCAGCTGTCGACGATCTCGGCCACCTTCCCGGCGATGTTCCCCGCCCACGTGCGCTTCGCCGGCTTCGCGGTGACCTACAACGTCTTCACGGCGGCCTTCGGCGGGACCGCGGCCTCGGTCAACGAGGCCGCGGTGGAGGGCACGGGCTTCCTGGAGTTCCCCGCTGCCTACATGATGGGCGCCTGCGTCATCGGGATGATCGCGATGCTCTTCGTCAAGGAGACGGCCGGTGCATCGCTGCACGGGAAGCACATCCCCGAGTCCGAGCCGGAGGACTACGGCAGCGAGGCAATCGCCGAGGAGGCCGAGGCGATGGAGGCCGCGGGTCGCTGA
- a CDS encoding MalY/PatB family protein — translation MERRVLALDETALRRRTSIKWRLHDPDVLPLWIAEMDVAPAPAVADELARIARDGDLGYPVTGPYTEAVAALYAEWGAPVEISLARPVADVMAGVRAGLAALTGQDDPVYITVPVYPPFHGAVHEIGRRLVPVPLGPTGRLDADALDLAFAEHGRGALLLSNPHNPTGTVPTRTELTQVAVAAARHGVRIVSDEIHAPLVLPGASFTPLLSLPEAQSGLAVFSPAKGWNLAAAKSAVLLGGSQAADAVRALPPGLEFTTSHLGVRLHTAALLGGRDWLADLVADLDANRTLLAQLLAQHLPEVSWQPVEATYLAWLDCRRLGLGEDPSAHFRDVARVALTPGSPFGAGAGFARLNFATSPAILTEAIERMAASLPARRE, via the coding sequence ATGGAACGACGCGTCCTCGCCCTCGACGAGACGGCTCTGCGCCGCCGCACCAGCATCAAGTGGCGGCTCCACGACCCCGACGTGCTGCCCCTGTGGATCGCGGAGATGGACGTCGCGCCAGCGCCCGCCGTGGCCGACGAGCTGGCCCGGATCGCCCGGGACGGCGACCTCGGGTACCCGGTGACCGGTCCGTACACCGAAGCGGTGGCCGCCCTCTACGCCGAGTGGGGTGCCCCGGTCGAGATCTCTCTCGCCCGACCGGTGGCCGACGTCATGGCGGGGGTCCGCGCCGGGCTCGCGGCGCTGACCGGGCAGGACGACCCCGTCTACATCACCGTCCCCGTGTACCCGCCCTTCCACGGGGCCGTCCACGAGATCGGTCGTCGGCTCGTCCCGGTCCCCCTGGGACCGACCGGCCGGTTGGACGCCGACGCGCTCGACCTCGCCTTCGCCGAGCACGGCCGGGGAGCGCTCCTGCTGTCCAACCCGCACAACCCCACCGGGACGGTCCCGACGCGCACGGAGCTCACGCAGGTCGCAGTCGCGGCCGCACGTCATGGCGTGAGGATCGTCAGCGACGAGATCCACGCACCGCTCGTCCTGCCCGGGGCGAGCTTCACCCCCCTTCTCTCCCTGCCGGAGGCACAGTCGGGCCTGGCGGTCTTCTCCCCCGCGAAGGGATGGAACCTCGCCGCGGCCAAGTCCGCAGTCCTCCTCGGCGGGTCGCAGGCGGCCGACGCCGTGCGGGCGCTGCCACCGGGCCTGGAGTTCACGACCAGCCATCTCGGGGTGCGGCTGCACACGGCTGCGCTGCTGGGTGGCCGCGACTGGCTTGCGGACCTCGTGGCCGACCTGGACGCGAACCGCACGCTCCTCGCCCAGCTGTTGGCGCAGCACCTCCCGGAGGTCTCCTGGCAGCCGGTGGAGGCCACCTACCTCGCCTGGCTCGACTGCCGACGGCTCGGCCTGGGTGAGGACCCCTCGGCGCACTTCCGTGACGTCGCGCGGGTGGCGCTCACACCGGGATCCCCCTTCGGCGCGGGCGCTGGGTTTGCCCGTCTGAACTTCGCCACGTCCCCCGCGATCCTCACCGAGGCGATCGAGCGGATGGCGGCGTCGCTACCGGCTCGAAGGGAGTGA
- a CDS encoding type 1 glutamine amidotransferase domain-containing protein, which produces MSIQEQSGTRRVAVLVAMEGIEQVELTGPWKALEEAGWEPVLVAPETGEVQAFDHLDAADTFPVDTTIADASPEDFAGLVLPGGVANPDALRLDAAAVGFVREAVAADRPVAAICHAIWMLVEADVLRGRRVTSWPSLQTDVRNAGGTWVDEEVVRDGRLVTSRKPDDLPAFNAALLDLLADG; this is translated from the coding sequence ATGAGCATCCAGGAGCAGTCAGGAACCCGCCGGGTCGCGGTCCTCGTGGCGATGGAGGGCATCGAGCAGGTGGAGCTGACCGGTCCGTGGAAGGCGCTGGAGGAGGCCGGCTGGGAGCCGGTCCTCGTGGCGCCGGAGACCGGGGAGGTGCAGGCCTTCGACCACCTCGACGCCGCGGACACCTTCCCCGTCGACACGACGATCGCCGACGCCTCGCCGGAGGACTTCGCGGGACTGGTGCTCCCGGGCGGTGTGGCAAACCCCGACGCGCTGCGGCTCGACGCCGCGGCGGTGGGCTTCGTGCGTGAGGCGGTCGCTGCCGACCGTCCGGTGGCCGCGATCTGCCACGCCATCTGGATGCTCGTCGAGGCCGACGTCCTGAGGGGACGCCGGGTCACCTCGTGGCCGAGCCTGCAGACGGATGTGCGCAACGCCGGCGGCACCTGGGTCGACGAGGAGGTCGTGCGCGACGGCCGGCTCGTGACCAGCCGCAAGCCCGATGACCTGCCGGCCTTCAACGCGGCCCTGCTCGACCTGCTGGCCGACGGGTGA
- a CDS encoding DUF881 domain-containing protein, whose product MTDARDPDRPEDLEAATAGTSDAPEPATQRQGPSPWRRVYLMARPRVTRANAFALLLAALLGFAIATQVRQTQSQGLEDLRQDELVRILDDVTQNGARLDDEITELQSTKDGLANSDASSPEAIAAAQERADTLGILAGTKRATGPGIRLRISDSGGQVGAPALLDAVQELRDAGAEAMQIGTVRVVASTWFRDADGGAIEVDGTRLTAPYELIVIGDPQTMSSAMEIPGGVSESVRSKGGKVEITEFASINVEALHTDSSPRYARPVPEPTDGSK is encoded by the coding sequence ATGACGGACGCACGCGACCCGGACCGGCCCGAGGACCTCGAGGCGGCCACTGCGGGCACCTCGGACGCACCCGAGCCCGCGACCCAGCGGCAGGGACCGAGCCCGTGGCGCAGGGTCTACCTGATGGCGCGCCCACGGGTGACGCGCGCCAACGCCTTCGCGCTGCTGCTGGCCGCCCTCCTCGGCTTCGCCATCGCGACGCAGGTGCGCCAGACCCAGTCACAGGGTCTGGAGGACCTGCGTCAGGACGAGCTGGTGCGCATCCTCGACGACGTGACCCAGAACGGCGCGCGGCTCGACGACGAGATCACCGAACTGCAGTCCACCAAGGACGGCCTGGCCAACAGCGATGCCAGCTCGCCCGAGGCCATCGCGGCAGCGCAGGAGAGGGCCGACACCCTCGGCATCCTGGCCGGCACAAAACGGGCCACCGGTCCGGGGATCCGGCTGAGGATCTCCGACAGCGGCGGTCAGGTCGGTGCGCCCGCCCTGCTCGACGCGGTGCAGGAGCTGCGTGACGCAGGGGCCGAGGCCATGCAGATCGGCACGGTACGGGTCGTGGCGAGCACCTGGTTCCGCGACGCGGACGGCGGTGCGATCGAGGTCGACGGGACCCGGCTCACCGCGCCGTACGAGCTCATCGTCATCGGCGATCCCCAGACCATGAGCTCTGCGATGGAGATCCCCGGCGGCGTGTCGGAGTCGGTTCGGAGCAAGGGTGGCAAGGTGGAGATCACCGAGTTCGCGTCGATCAACGTGGAGGCGTTGCACACCGATTCATCGCCTCGTTACGCTCGGCCCGTCCCGGAGCCGACCGACGGCTCGAAGTGA
- the gcvH gene encoding glycine cleavage system protein GcvH, with protein sequence MSDATYPENLRYTSDHEWVSEAGEGIVRVGITHYAQEALGDVVYVSLPAVGDTVEPGDSCGEVESTKSVSDLYAPLGGTITAVNDALEGTPELVNSDPYEQGWMYELQLADGADTSSLLDAAAYQTEIG encoded by the coding sequence ATGAGCGACGCGACCTACCCCGAGAACCTTCGGTACACCAGCGATCACGAGTGGGTCAGCGAGGCAGGCGAGGGCATCGTCCGCGTCGGCATCACCCACTACGCCCAGGAGGCCCTCGGTGACGTCGTCTACGTGAGCCTGCCCGCCGTCGGTGACACCGTCGAGCCCGGGGACTCCTGCGGCGAGGTCGAGTCGACGAAGTCGGTCAGTGACCTCTACGCACCGCTCGGCGGCACCATCACGGCTGTCAACGACGCGCTCGAGGGAACCCCGGAGCTGGTCAACTCCGACCCCTACGAGCAGGGCTGGATGTACGAGCTGCAGCTGGCTGACGGGGCCGACACGTCGTCCTTGCTCGATGCGGCGGCCTACCAGACCGAGATCGGCTGA
- a CDS encoding small basic family protein codes for MIPALGLVAGIVLGLVLQPDVPVWLQPYLPIAVIAALDAVFGAVRATLDGIFDDKVFVVSFLSNVVVAAFIVFLGDQLGVGSQLSTGVVVVLGVRIFSNVASIRRHLFKA; via the coding sequence GTGATCCCCGCCCTGGGACTCGTGGCCGGCATCGTGCTCGGTCTCGTCCTGCAGCCGGACGTACCGGTGTGGCTGCAGCCGTACCTGCCGATCGCGGTGATCGCCGCCCTCGACGCCGTCTTCGGCGCGGTGCGGGCCACTCTCGACGGGATCTTCGACGACAAGGTCTTCGTCGTCAGCTTCCTGTCCAACGTGGTCGTGGCCGCCTTCATCGTCTTCCTGGGCGACCAGCTCGGCGTCGGCTCGCAGCTCTCGACGGGCGTCGTGGTCGTCCTCGGCGTCCGCATCTTCTCCAACGTCGCCTCGATCCGTCGACACCTCTTCAAGGCATGA
- a CDS encoding DUF881 domain-containing protein, protein MRSDLPEDAKPSDAPSATELGEGEQGYAQAHGAARPAPRPDASMTLLTSMLERPLDPGYQAAAEARMAQGKPPSTGTGRLRLLVWLLLIGLMIGVCTAQLRDRDGSRAAARADLIRQIEDRQGVVDERGVKVRTLQTEIDVATGQLDPDLVGTQRKDLEDRRVTSGLAAVQGPGVRLTLDDAQGSSNSADGDPRTGVSDEGRVRSSDMQVVTNALWQAGAEAITINGQRLTSRTAIRFAGEAILVNFRPLTRPYTIEAIGDPSALQTSFAEGQGGSYLTSLRLNYGIQTSLTVQDELTLPSAVNVSTREATVVPDGTEPPLVKPLKKETS, encoded by the coding sequence GTGCGGTCCGATCTGCCCGAGGACGCCAAGCCTTCGGACGCGCCCTCCGCCACGGAGCTCGGCGAGGGCGAGCAGGGCTACGCACAGGCCCACGGCGCGGCCCGTCCGGCTCCTCGGCCGGATGCCTCGATGACCTTGCTGACCTCGATGCTCGAGCGTCCCCTCGACCCCGGGTACCAGGCCGCCGCAGAGGCCCGCATGGCGCAGGGCAAGCCGCCCAGCACCGGCACCGGGAGGCTGCGGCTGCTCGTGTGGCTGCTCCTGATCGGGCTGATGATCGGTGTGTGCACGGCCCAGCTGCGCGATCGTGACGGGTCCCGCGCGGCCGCGCGCGCCGACCTGATCCGCCAGATCGAGGACCGGCAGGGCGTCGTCGACGAGCGAGGCGTCAAGGTCCGGACGCTGCAGACCGAGATCGACGTCGCCACCGGCCAGCTGGACCCGGACCTCGTCGGCACGCAGCGCAAGGACCTCGAGGACCGGCGCGTGACCAGTGGCCTGGCGGCCGTGCAGGGACCGGGGGTGCGGCTGACCCTGGACGATGCCCAGGGGAGCAGCAACAGCGCCGACGGTGACCCCCGCACCGGCGTCTCCGACGAGGGGCGGGTCAGGTCCAGTGACATGCAGGTCGTCACCAACGCCCTGTGGCAGGCCGGTGCCGAAGCCATCACGATCAACGGGCAGCGGCTGACCTCGCGCACCGCGATCCGGTTCGCCGGTGAGGCCATCCTGGTCAACTTCCGCCCGCTCACCCGGCCGTACACCATCGAGGCGATCGGCGACCCCAGCGCGTTGCAGACCAGCTTCGCCGAGGGGCAGGGCGGCTCGTACCTCACCAGCCTGCGCCTGAACTACGGCATCCAGACCTCGTTGACCGTGCAGGACGAGCTCACGCTCCCCAGTGCCGTCAACGTCAGCACGAGGGAGGCCACGGTCGTCCCGGACGGCACCGAGCCACCCCTCGTGAAGCCACTGAAGAAGGAGACCTCGTGA
- the ectA gene encoding diaminobutyrate acetyltransferase, which yields MTNDDETPRQSSPSTPFILRQPSIEDGGEMWRVARDSQTLDLNSSYAYLLWARDFAATSVVAERAGKVVGFVSGYVRPAAPRTLMVWQVAVDADQRGHGLAGRMLDHLAAHVPGVDVLETTITDDNAASRALFAGFARSHDAQHEEIDLFVTAHFPDEGHDPEVLHRIGPF from the coding sequence GTGACCAACGACGACGAGACACCCCGCCAGAGCTCCCCGTCGACCCCGTTCATCCTGCGTCAGCCGTCCATCGAGGACGGCGGCGAGATGTGGCGCGTGGCCAGGGACTCGCAGACACTCGACCTCAATTCTTCCTATGCCTACCTGCTGTGGGCACGTGACTTCGCCGCGACGAGCGTCGTCGCAGAGCGTGCGGGGAAGGTCGTCGGATTCGTCAGCGGCTACGTCCGTCCGGCGGCCCCCCGCACCCTGATGGTGTGGCAGGTCGCGGTCGACGCGGACCAGCGTGGGCACGGCCTCGCCGGTCGCATGCTCGACCACCTCGCCGCCCACGTCCCCGGGGTCGACGTCCTGGAGACGACGATCACCGACGACAACGCCGCCTCGCGGGCACTCTTCGCCGGCTTCGCGCGCAGCCACGACGCACAGCACGAGGAGATCGACCTCTTCGTGACGGCCCACTTCCCAGACGAAGGCCATGACCCGGAGGTGCTGCACCGCATCGGACCGTTCTGA
- a CDS encoding cysteine hydrolase family protein, with protein MSTSSSPTHAPWRAPLDRTALVVVDLQEAFLEQASLAAHRDELVARVRQVLRWAEREELPIINVRTIHQRDRSTWTITMLEDDQGFLFEGDDHTAALSELDLSAATEVVKTRDDAFVGTDLDSVLTDLGVEAVVIIGVSTHTCVLLTAAHAFALDREVVLVRDAIASHRPELHELTLDTLRDEYRFPVPSADALCRVGARVSEHA; from the coding sequence ATGTCCACCTCGTCGTCCCCCACACACGCGCCGTGGCGCGCGCCGCTGGACCGTACCGCCCTCGTCGTCGTCGACCTGCAGGAGGCCTTCCTCGAGCAGGCCAGCCTCGCCGCGCACCGGGACGAGCTCGTGGCCCGTGTGCGCCAGGTGCTCCGGTGGGCAGAGCGGGAGGAGCTGCCGATCATCAACGTGCGCACCATCCACCAGCGCGACCGCTCGACGTGGACGATCACGATGCTCGAGGACGACCAGGGTTTCCTCTTCGAGGGGGACGACCACACCGCCGCCCTGTCCGAGCTCGACCTGTCGGCCGCGACCGAGGTCGTCAAGACGCGCGACGACGCCTTCGTCGGCACCGACCTGGACTCCGTCCTGACCGACCTGGGCGTCGAGGCGGTGGTGATCATCGGCGTCTCCACCCACACCTGCGTCCTGCTCACCGCAGCGCATGCCTTCGCCCTCGATCGCGAGGTCGTGCTGGTGCGCGACGCCATCGCCTCCCACCGTCCCGAGCTGCACGAGCTGACGCTCGACACGCTCCGGGACGAGTACCGCTTCCCCGTCCCGAGCGCCGACGCCCTGTGCCGAGTCGGCGCCCGGGTCAGCGAGCATGCGTGA
- a CDS encoding ectoine synthase → MKVLNVNDLDGTEYDVTHGNWQSRRMVLAKDKVGFSFHITILKAGTSSEFWYANHVEAVYVYQGKGTLLDRDTGEEFVLEPGVMYMLDDADKHTVTVEEDIHCACVFNPPVTGREVHDENGVYPVLTED, encoded by the coding sequence ATGAAGGTCCTCAACGTCAACGACCTCGACGGCACCGAGTACGACGTCACCCACGGCAACTGGCAGAGCCGCCGGATGGTCCTCGCCAAGGACAAGGTCGGCTTCAGCTTCCACATCACGATCCTCAAGGCCGGGACCTCTTCGGAGTTCTGGTACGCCAACCACGTCGAGGCGGTCTACGTCTACCAGGGCAAGGGCACGCTCCTCGACCGCGACACCGGCGAGGAGTTCGTCCTCGAGCCGGGCGTCATGTACATGCTCGACGACGCGGACAAGCACACCGTGACCGTCGAGGAGGACATCCACTGCGCGTGCGTCTTCAACCCGCCGGTCACCGGCCGTGAGGTCCACGACGAGAACGGCGTCTACCCGGTCCTCACCGAGGACTGA